From the genome of Oscillospiraceae bacterium:
GCCTCCCGTGTAAAAATGACAGAAAAGGCGCAGCCTTTCCTACCAGACAATTTTCCCACGGAGAGCAGAAAAATACAGAATGCTTTCACTGAAAAGGCTTATTTTCCGCAATTTTTTAGATTCGTCAGTTTTTGCATGAAAAGCCGCATATAATTTTGTATTCTTAAAAGTACAAAAAACAATGAAAGGCGGCTAAAAAATGCCACGCAGAAAAAAAGAAGAAAATATGAGTTATGAAGAGCGTATCAGCCAAATCAATTCTCAAATCGAGCAGTGTAAAGAAACTGTTTCTCAGCTGAGAAGTCAGCGCCGGCAGCTGCAAAAAGAGCAGGATGAAAAAGCCATGCAGCAGATTTACGATTATATCCGTGCCTCTGACATGAGCCCCGAGCAGTTTTTAAGCCAGTTGCAGCAGGATGAAAAACATTCGCCCTGTGTAGAGCCGTTCAGTATTTGACGTGAAAGCTGCTTTCGCCGCTGCACTCTGCAATGCGCCGGTGTTCCAAATGGTCAATATCGGCCCAGCGGCTGCGCTCTTGTATTTCCCGCAGAAAACGCTCTAAATTCTGTATCTGCCCCTGTGCCTCAATCGAGACACTGCCGTCCCACTCATTTTTGACCCATCCGGTCAGTTTTTCCTCCTCGGCGGTCCGGCAGACTGTGTACCGAAACCCAACCCCCTGCACAATGCCCGTTACCCGCACAGCATACCGCATTTTGCTTTGCACTTCCTTTTTAATGTTTTCATTATACGCGAAGGTGGTGTCCCTTTGCAAGCGGCTGCTGTGCTGTTTCTTATAGATGCAGATTCGGTGAAAAATAGAAAGAGCCCAAATGGCGCACACAGCTTTTCGTGCGCTTGCCCTGCCAGCCGACAGGGTGGAAAGGAGAGAAATTTTATGAAGCAAAAGAAGAAAGCCTGTACGTCGCTGCTTTTGACCGCAATGGTAACAGTGTGCACCGTGTTTTTTACAGCTGCGGTGCCTGTGCATGCGGCCGGTGAAACGGCCTTGAAGGCGTCTTCTCAGGCTGCGGCGTCTTCACAGCAGAGCACGGCATCTTCCGCTGTACAGAGCAGTTCTTCAGCGGACAGTGTTTCCGCTGCGCCGGCACAGTAGCTGTCCCTCAGTACACGGTCAATGACTTTTCAGAAGAACGGCCTTATCCTGCCGCTTGTCATCAAGGATGATCCAACAGCAAAAGTGACAGTCAACAGTGGGGATCAGACAGTCGCCGCTGTTTCCAGTAGCAGCTGGAACAGCCAGAAAAATGCCTTTGTTTACGATGTGAAATCCGTTTCTGCCGGCACCACTATGCTGAGCATTTCAGACGGCACTACGACAACACAAATTCCTGTCACTGTGGCAAAACAAGTACAGATTACACTGGATACTCCATCGCCCTACACATTTCAGCAGGTGGGGAAAAGCTATACTGTCCTCATTCACACAGACTATGACCAGGCCCCTGCGGTTTCCAGCAGCGACACGTCGGTTATGACAGCCGCTGCGCCGCAGTATGATAAAACCTCCGGCGGGTATCTCTGCACCATGAAAGCAGTGGGCAGTGGCAGTGCAACCCTGTCAGTTACAGCCGGCAGCACAACAAAATATCTGCAGGTGTCAGTGCCGCAGATAACCATTTGGGCAGATACATCTTCCTATACATTCAATAAGACCGGACAGCAGTATACGGTCCTGATTCGCACGGTACCGAATGCTGTGCCAACTGTTTCCAGCAGCAATTCTTCAGTTGTCACAGCGGGTCCGGTACAGTGGAAGACCGGCTTGGCAGGATATCTGTGCACCCTGACCGGCCAAGGCGGCGGCACAGCAGATGTTACGATTGCTGCCGGAAAAAGTGTGCAGATTATTAAAGTGAAGTTTGCTGCAACAGTTTCCTGTGACACAGGTTCCTACACATTTCAAACGTCCGGGCAGGAGTACACCATGCTGGTGAAAACTTCTACCGGCGAAAAGCCACAGCTTTCAACCTCGAATGCAGAGATTGCTTCGATAGGCGCTGTTCGCAAAAACGGCAGCAATGGCTATCTGTGCGTGCTGCGCGCCGGACAAAGAGCCGGTACGGCAGATATTTCCATTTGGGCAGGCGGCACGACTGTCCATGTACCGGTTTCTTTAACTCTGTCCCAGACCAACCTGTGGGTAGATACCGCTTCGTATTCTTTCTATAAAGTGGGCCAGCAGTACACGGCATTGATTCGCACCAATCCTAAGATTCAGCCGATTGTTACCAGCACCAATCCTTCTGTGGTGACCGCAGACACGCCTGTGTGGAACGCAAAAAGCGGCGGTTACCTCTGTAAAATGACAGCTGTCGGCAGCGGCAGTGCAGACCTCATTGTGCGGGCCGGCAGCCAGGAAAGGCGAGTCGCTGTGAAGTTTGAGCCAAAACTCACCTGCGACACATCTTCTTATACGTTTTATACGTTTGGCCAGGAATACACAATGCTGGTGACTACCACAGCAAATACAAGCCCGAATATAACACTTAAAGATCCCAATATTGTAACAGTTTCTTCAGAAACACTTGACGGCACCGGCCGCTATCTGATTAAATTGCAGGCAGGAAACACAGCTGGCAGTACACAAGTTGTCATTTCCTCTGGTACAGCGCAAAAAATAGTATCAGTCACATTAGATCCGGCAAAAGTCGTTATGTGGGCCGATACTTCTACGTATACGTTCCGTCAAAACGGCCAGCAGTATACCGCATTGATTCGCACGACTCCCAATGTTCGGCCAGTCGCCACCAGTAGCAATACCGCTGTTGCGACCGCTGACACACCGGTTTGGAGTGCAAAGAGCAATGGCTATCTCTGCAAACTGACCGGCAAAGGCGACGGCGATGCCACGATTACTCTACAAGCAGGCAATGCTGTACAGACCATTCGGGTACAGTTTATTACCACCATTTCCTGTGATACGGGTTCATACACATTTTTAACCCGTGGGCAGGAGTACACCATGAAAGTGGACGCCTCCACTGGTGCAAAGCCTTCAGTTACCTCTGGCAATACATCAGTTGTGCAGGTCGTTTCGCTTACAAAAGACGGCAGCGGCTATCTTTGCAAGCTGCGTGCAGGTGACACATCTGGCAAAGCGTCTGTCAGTATTACTTCCGGCAAAGGAAAAGTATCCGTTCCGATTACGGTAGCCCTAAAGCCGGTTGCTATTTCCCTGGATACTTCTTCGTATACTTTCTACTACAAAGGCCAGCAGTACACAGCACTTGCAGTGATTGCCAACTCTACACCGGCAGTTATTTCCGCTGACGGCAGCGCTTCTTCTGTACAGATCAGCAAACAGAACGGCAACCGCTACTTTATGAAACTGACTGCGCAGCAAAACGGCACAACCACACTGCGTGTGCGTGCAGGCAGTAGTGAAAAAACTGCTGTCATTAAAGTTTCTCTTGAGAATATCAGCATTACCGCAAATGCTTCAAGCCATTCTTTTACAAATGTACAGCAGAGTTACGAATTCGTTTTTTACACTTCGCACAATTTCGCACCGCAGTTCAAGACCTCAAACAGCCGCGTTGCTTCTGTACAGAATTTGGGATGGAGTGCTTCGCAGAAAGGCTATCGCTGCAAAGTCACTTCGATTAGTTCCGGCTCTGCTACGATAACCGCATACATAGGAAGTGCTGCACAGCGGTCTGTCAGCGTCAAAGTGAGCACGCCGATTTCCTCCCTTGACAATTCCATGCTGCAGCGGGCACAACAGTACACCAGCCCTACCAGTTACCTGTTTTTAGTAGACACCTCTAATCATCACGTCTGTGCCTATTCTGGCAGCCGCTATAATTGGAAACTGATTCGCAGCTTTGCCTGCACCAATGGAGCGCCTGCGACACCGACCATTAAAGGTACGTTCCACACGCAGTCCCGCGGGTATTATTTTGATTCCGGTGTGGCGCGCTGCTTCTACTACACCCAGATTTACGGTGGCTATATGTTCCACTCTGTACTGTACAGCCAAACGCCTACACCGACCACAATCATTGATGGCCGCTTAGGGCAGGCACTGTCTCATGGATGCGTCCGCTTAGCACTGGATAACGCAAAGTGGATTAACAAAAGTATTCCTTTGGGCACTACTGTAGTGATTTACTAAGAAATACATAAAAATGGAATAAGAAAAATGGCACTGCAGAATTTGCAGTGCCGTTTTTTATGTGAATTTTCATAAAGCAGTCAACTTTTGGCATTGTGTTTTGCGCATCACGCTGCTCAGACCAATGGCCCGCAGCATGACACGGTGAAACTTTAAAGCGCCTGCAGACGTTTGACCGCGGCAGGAATGCAGGAAAGCATGCGTTCAATTTCTGCAGGGGTATTTTGTACCCCAAGCGAAAAGCGCAGAGAACTGCGTGCCAATTTGTCGCTCAGGCCAATGGCCCGCAGCACATGGCTGGGGTCGATGCTGCCGGCAGTGCAGGCAGAGCCGGAAGAAGCACAGATGCCCACCTGGTCAAGCATTAGAAGCAGAGCTTCGCCATCAATGCCCGGCAGGCACAGGTTTAGGTGGCCCGGCAGACGGCGGGTACCGCCGTTTCGAAAGCTGCCGGGAATGGCGGCCAGCAGGCCATTTTCCAACTGGTTGCGCAGGGAAGAAATGCGTACGGCATCCGCCGGTAAAGAGTCCGTTCGTTCTTTGAGCGCTGCAGCCATGCCCACAATTCCTGCGACGTTTTCGGTGCCGCCGCGTTTTCCCTGCTCTTGCGCACCGCCGTGCAGCAGCGGGGCAGGGTGGAGACCACGGCGGATATACAAGACACCAGTGCCCTTTGGGCCGCCAAATTTGTGTGCCGAAAGCGAGAGCAGGTCAATTCTCTCTTGATGTACGTGAATCGGTAGATGTCCCGCTGCCTGCACCGCATCCGTGTGAAACGGCACCTGTGCCGCGCGGCATACAGCAGCCACCTCATCGATCGGCTGAATCGTTCCAAGTTCATTGTTGGCATACATAATGCTGACCAGCGCCGTGTCAGGCGTAAGAGCCGCGCGCAGCTCCTCAGGACACACATAGCCGTCTTTATGCACAGGCAGGTATGTTACAGAAAAGCCCGGCAGAGCTGCACAAGTGTGCAAAACCGCGTGGTGTTCAAAGGCAGAGGTGACAATGCGGTGACAGCCGCTCTTTGCCCGCTGCTGTGCCATGCCATTTATGGCCCAGTTGTCGCTTTCTGTACCGCAGGAGGTAAAATAAATTTCTTCCGGGTCAGCGCCCAGGCAGGCGGCAATGCAGTCACGTGCCTGCTCAACAGCTTTGCGCGTGCGGCGGCCTAAGCTATACAGGGCAGAGGCGTTTCCATAGTCCTCAGTTAAGTATGGAAGCATGGCCGATAGTGCTGCTTTAGAGAGCGGCGTTGTTGCGGCGTTATCGGCGTAAATCACATTCCGTATTTCGTTTTTCAAATGCTGTTTCATTCCTTTTTTATGCGCATCCACTGCGAAACGGCCAGTTTGTCGCAGCGCTCGTTTTCCGGGTGGCCGGCGTGGCCCTTTACCCACACAAACTTGACTTTATGCCGCTGCAGAAGAGGCAGCAGCTGCTGCCATAGGTCGCGGTTCAGAGCGGGTTTGCCATCGGCTTTTTTCCAGCCGCGCCGCTGCCAGGCGGCGAGCCAGCCTTTGGCGACAGCATCGCACACATAGCGGCTGTCAGTAGTCAGTGTGACCTCACAGGGTTCTTTCAGGCAGGTCAGCGCCTGTATGACTGCGGTCAACTCCATGCGGTTGTTGGTTGTCTCAGCTTCGCCGCCGCTTATCTCTTTTTCTGCCATTTTATAGCGCAGCACAGCGCCCCAGCCACCCGGGCCCGGGTTTCCGGAACAGGCGCCGTCAGTAAAAATATCCAAATGCTTCATAGCTGCAAACTGCCTTTCCTTTTTTGTATGATTCTTTTAGTATAACACAGCAGCAAGTCCGTTTCCAGCGAAAAAGGGAGCCAGGCACCGCCACAAAACGTGCATAAAAAACGGCTCGCAGCCGAAAGTGTGTTTCGGGCGAACCGCTTTGATGTATCAGCATTATTTTACAGGCTTTTTTACGGGCTTTTTCTGGTTGCTGATTTGGTAGCACAGGGTCAACAGACTGTCATTTAGGTGCACGTTTTCAACTACAGCATCCGGATACTTCATGGAAATGTCATAGTGGCTGAAATTCCAGTAATTGCGAATGCCAAGCGCGTATAGGCGTTCAACGGTTTCCTTCATGGCCGAGCGCGGAATGCACAGAATAGCCATTTCCGGCAGATGTTTCTGATAAAACTCATCAAAAAGCTGCGTATCCAGTACTTCAATACCATTGATTACGCTGCCAATTTTTGCGGGGTCGTTGTCAAAAATTCCGGTCAAATGAAACCCGAGTTCTTCAAAATCCATGTGTGCTGCAATGGCGTGGCCGATGTTTCCGGCACCGAAAATAACGGTGCGGTAGCGGTGCTCAATTCCCAGAATGATTCCAATTTCCTGCGCCAGCTGATGTACCATATAGCCGTAGCCCTGCTGCCCAAAACCGCCGAAGCAGTTTAGGTCCTGCCGAATTTGGGAGGCGGTCAGTCCCAGCCGAGCTGAAAGTTCTGTTGAGGAAATACGGGTTACGCCGTCGCGGTCCAGCTGATTTAAAAAGCGGTAGTAGCGTGGCAGCCGCCGAATGACGGACATGGAAATTTTAGAGCGTTTTGGCATGTTGCATTCACCTTCTTTCTGCAGGCAGCGGCCTGTTGCCCCAAATGATTTATTGCATAAAACAGAATGCATAAAAAGAATTTTGCAGGTGCTTTACAGCATTGGCTGCAGGCGGGTGTTGACTGCCTGTAAAAACTCTTCTGTACCCACTTTTTCTTTGTGACGCAGGGTAGACAGCAGGTACATGTCGCCGGTCATCACGCCGTCTTCAATGGTCTGGATAGAGGCCTTTTCCAGCTTTTCTGCAAAAGAGATAAGGTCGGGCAGGCAATCTATTTCGCCGCGCTTTTTCAGCGCGCCGGTCCAAGCAAACAGAGTGGCAATGCTGTTGGTACTGGTCGGCTCGCCCTTCAGGTATTTGTAGTAATGCCGCTGCACAGTGCCGTGTGCGGCCTCGTACTCATACACACCAGTGGGGGAAACCAGCACACTGGTCATCATGGCAAGGCTGCCGAAAGCTGTGGCAACCATGTCGCTCATCACGTCGCCATCGTAGTTTTTGCAGGCCCAGATAAAGCCGCCGTTGCTGCGGATTACGCGCGCGACCGCGTCATCAATCAGGGTGTAGAAATAGGTAATGCCAAGTGCGTCAAACTTTTCCTTGTATTCTTTATCAAAGATTTCCTGGAAAATATCTTTGAAGCGGTGGTCATAAATTTTAGAAATAGTGTCTTTCGAGGCAAACCAAAGGTCCTGCTTGGTTGCCAGGGCGTAGTTAAAGCAGGCGTGCGCGAAAGAGGCAATGGAAGCATCCAAGTTGTGCATACCCTGCACTACGCCGGCACCGTCAAAGTCGTGAATGGTCTTGCGGGTCTCTTTGCCGTCTTTGTCGGTGACTACCAGCTCTGCTTTTGCGCCGGCCGGTACAGTCAGCTCTACATTCCGGTACAAATCCCCGTACGCATGGCGGGCAATGGTGATCGGCTTTTTCCAGTTTGGCAGAAAAGGCGTCACGCCCTTTACCAGAATCGGTGCACGGAAAACCGTTCCATCCAAAATTGCGCGGATGGTGCCGTTGGGGCTTTTCCACATCTGGTGCAGGCCATATTCCTCTACGCGGGCTGCATTTGGTGTGATAGTGGCGCATTTTACACCAACACCGTACTTCTTAGTGGCCTCGGCGGCCTCTATCGTTACGTGGTCCTGCGTTTCATCGCGATGCTTAAGGCCCAAGTCGTAGTATTCGGTCTTTAAGTCGATGTAAGGGGTCAGCAGGATATCTTTAATCATTTTCCAAATGATGCGGGTCATTTCGTCGCCGTCCATTTCAACGAGCGGCGTCTTCATTTGAATCTTTTCCATGAGTACCTCCTAAATATACAATTCGTTTTGTCGCAGTTTCAAGTAAAAACCGAATAGCGCAGAAATCCTAGCACGAGCAGATGCGCCGGATAAAAAACATAGAAAAACCATTTGTGAAAAGCTGGGTGTTTTTCGCCGCCGCGTTTGCCGCTGTAGCGGGAAAGCGGCAGCAGTGCCAGTAAGACGCTCAGCTGCATTACAAAATACAGAAGCATGTGTACGCCGGCGGAGCTGCGTGCTGCAAGGGAAACGGCTGTAAACAGGGCAGCCGCCGAAAAATAGAGTGCCTGCCTGCGAAAGTTACCGTGCCATTTCCAGAAAATCAGGGTAAATAGAACACTGTAAACCGGCCAGTCGCCCACTGTGGTTGCCAGCATGCAGCCGGCAGCAGCCAGCACCTTGAGCGGCAGGTTTGGCAGCCTGTCGCAGGCAAGCACCGCCAGCAGTGAAAAGAACAGCGACCAAATCATACCGGGCTTCAGCGCAACAGTACCCGGACCCATCTCAAAGTAGGTAAAACAGGGCCATGAAAGCAGAGCAAATACGCCCAGCCGCAGCAGGTAGCGGCGGATGTCGTGCGTATGCAGATAACCCTCGGCCAAAAAGAAGCACATACACGGCGCGGTGATGCGACCCAAGGCATGCATGACAAAGCCAAGCGGGGAAAAGGTGGGGACAAACGCCCACGCAATGTGGTCGGCCAGCATACACACAATGGCAAAATATTTGACTGCACAGGCAGAGATACCGCCCACAGAGCCGCGGCGGGGCGGGGCAGTACGACTGTTATCCATAAATCTTATTTCTGATGCTTTGCTTTGGTGTAGTTCAGCAGGCCGCCAGCTAAAATCATCTTCTGCTGACGTGCGGTCAGCGGAGCTTCCGCTTTAAATGTAAAGCCTTTGGTTTTATCCGAAACAGTTACGATCAGGCCGTTTTCCAGTTCCGTACGAATATCCGGCAGAGAGAGCTCGTCCATCTGGTCGATGCGGTCATAGTCCTTTTCGTCGCGGAACACCAGCGGAACGATGCCAGCGTTGACCAGATTTGCACAGTGAATGCGGGCAAAGCTTTTTACTAGTACCGCCTTAATGCCTAGATACAGCGGCACCAATGCCGCGTGCTCACGGGAAGAACCCTGTCCGTAGTTCTGCCCGCCTACAATGATGCCTTTTTTGTATTTGCGTGCCCGTTCCGGGAACTCCGGGTCACAGACCGTAAAACAGAAATTGGAAAGGTAGGGGATGTTGCTGCGGTAAGGCAGAATCTTTGCGCCGGCCGGCATAATATGGTCGGTTGTAATATTGTCACCGACTTTTAACAGCGCTTTGGCGTCTACAGAAGCTTCCAGTGGGACAGTTGACGGGAAAGGCTTGATGTTTGGTCCGCGCAGAATTTTTACATTCTTTGCGTCTTCCGGGGAGGCAGGCGCAATGACCATGTTATCGTTGATTAAGAAAGTCTTTGGCATAGCAATCGCGTTTTCTTCGCCCATGGTGCGCGGGTCGGTCAGTACGCCGGCTAGTGCGCTTGCCGCGGCGGTTTCCGGGCTGACAAGGTAGATCTGCCCGTCCTTTGTACCGGAGCGTCCCTCAAAGTTGCGGTTAAACGTGCGCAGAGAGATGCCGGCACTGTTGGGGGACTGCCCCATGCCGATGCACGGCCCGCAGGCACATTCCAGTACGCGCGCGCCTGCGCCGATAATGTCGCCCAATGCACCGTTCTTAGCCAGCATATTGTAAACCTGCTTGCTGCCAGGGGCAACGGCAAGGCTCACATTGTCGGCAACGGTTTTGCCCTTAAAGATAGAGGCAACACGCATCATGTCCAGGTAAGAGGAATTGGTGCAGGAGCCGATGCAGACCTGGTCAATCTTCATGCCGGCCAGTTCGCGTACAGTGCGCACTTTGTCCGGGCTGTGCGGGCAGGCGGCCATTGGCTCCAAAGAGGAAAGGTCAATGGTGATTTCTTCATCGTATACCGCATCCGGGTCAGAGGCGAGCGGCTTCCAGTCCGCTTCGCGGCCCTGTGCAGCCAAAAATTCCCGTGTAACCTCGTCGCTCGGGAAGATACTGGTTGTCGCGCCAAGCTCGGCACCCATGTTGGTAATAGTTGCGCGTTCCGGCACAGTCAGAGTAGCGACGCCTTCGCCGGCGTACTCCACAATTTTGCCCACGCCGCCTTTTACGGTGAGTACCTGCAACACTTTTAAGATGACGTCTTTCGCGCTGACCCAGGCGGGCAGCTTTCCGGTCAGATTAACGCGCAGCATTTTCGGCATATTGATATGATAGGCGCCGCCGCCCATTGCCACGGCCACATCCAGTCCGCCGGCACCGATAGCCAGCATGCCAATGCCGCCGCCGGTTGGGGTGTGGCTGTCAGAGCCAATAAGCGTTTTGCCGGGAATACCAAAACGCTCCAGGTGCACCTGGTGGCAGATACCGTTGCCCGGGCGTGAAAACCAGATGCCGTGCTTTTTGGCGATACTCTGAATAAAGCGGTGGTCATCGGCATTTTCAAAGCCGGTCTGCAGGGTGTTGTGGTCAATGTAGGCCACACTTTTTTCTGTTTTTACGCGGTCAATTCCCATTGCTTCAAACTCCAGATAAGCCATGGTACCGGTGGCATCCTGGGTGAGTGTCTGGTCAATTTTCAGGCCGATATCACTGCCGACAGTCATACTGCCGGAAACGAGATGTTCTTTGATAATTTTCTGCGCAATCGTCAGGCCCATAGAAAGATCCCCCTTTGTGTTTCACGCACAGCCCCGGTGTCAAAAGCGCCCGGGAGCCGCTGACGCGGCCAAAGCATTTTTACGGAATGTGTATTTCTATACAATTATTAAGTATAAAATCACCTCTTATTATCCACAAAAAAGGCCGCTTTGTCAATCCATTCACAAAGCGGAAACGCCCCCAAAGCAAAAATTTCCCCGCAGCCCGCCGCTAAAAAAGAGAAAAACCGAAAAAGCGGCAAAGCAGCTTCTTTTGTACTTGACATCTTCTACAGCTGTGTTATAATAACTTAGTCAAAACAAAGCGGGGCAGTTCTGCCCACACCTAAGCGGTGCCGTCCGCCTTGGGTCAATATCTCGATCCGAACCTTTTGGGGATTGTTGTGTTGCGCGCGGGCGGAAGTTTCTGCCTGCGCGTTATTTGTTTTTATGAAAACAGACTGTCTTTTTGTGGAGGTGCTTAACAATTAGCAACAGGGAACTGCAGATCAATGACGATATCCGCGA
Proteins encoded in this window:
- a CDS encoding aconitate hydratase, which encodes MGLTIAQKIIKEHLVSGSMTVGSDIGLKIDQTLTQDATGTMAYLEFEAMGIDRVKTEKSVAYIDHNTLQTGFENADDHRFIQSIAKKHGIWFSRPGNGICHQVHLERFGIPGKTLIGSDSHTPTGGGIGMLAIGAGGLDVAVAMGGGAYHINMPKMLRVNLTGKLPAWVSAKDVILKVLQVLTVKGGVGKIVEYAGEGVATLTVPERATITNMGAELGATTSIFPSDEVTREFLAAQGREADWKPLASDPDAVYDEEITIDLSSLEPMAACPHSPDKVRTVRELAGMKIDQVCIGSCTNSSYLDMMRVASIFKGKTVADNVSLAVAPGSKQVYNMLAKNGALGDIIGAGARVLECACGPCIGMGQSPNSAGISLRTFNRNFEGRSGTKDGQIYLVSPETAAASALAGVLTDPRTMGEENAIAMPKTFLINDNMVIAPASPEDAKNVKILRGPNIKPFPSTVPLEASVDAKALLKVGDNITTDHIMPAGAKILPYRSNIPYLSNFCFTVCDPEFPERARKYKKGIIVGGQNYGQGSSREHAALVPLYLGIKAVLVKSFARIHCANLVNAGIVPLVFRDEKDYDRIDQMDELSLPDIRTELENGLIVTVSDKTKGFTFKAEAPLTARQQKMILAGGLLNYTKAKHQK
- a CDS encoding cysteine desulfurase gives rise to the protein MKNEIRNVIYADNAATTPLSKAALSAMLPYLTEDYGNASALYSLGRRTRKAVEQARDCIAACLGADPEEIYFTSCGTESDNWAINGMAQQRAKSGCHRIVTSAFEHHAVLHTCAALPGFSVTYLPVHKDGYVCPEELRAALTPDTALVSIMYANNELGTIQPIDEVAAVCRAAQVPFHTDAVQAAGHLPIHVHQERIDLLSLSAHKFGGPKGTGVLYIRRGLHPAPLLHGGAQEQGKRGGTENVAGIVGMAAALKERTDSLPADAVRISSLRNQLENGLLAAIPGSFRNGGTRRLPGHLNLCLPGIDGEALLLMLDQVGICASSGSACTAGSIDPSHVLRAIGLSDKLARSSLRFSLGVQNTPAEIERMLSCIPAAVKRLQAL
- a CDS encoding DUF4315 family protein; the protein is MPRRKKEENMSYEERISQINSQIEQCKETVSQLRSQRRQLQKEQDEKAMQQIYDYIRASDMSPEQFLSQLQQDEKHSPCVEPFSI
- a CDS encoding NADP-dependent isocitrate dehydrogenase; the protein is MEKIQMKTPLVEMDGDEMTRIIWKMIKDILLTPYIDLKTEYYDLGLKHRDETQDHVTIEAAEATKKYGVGVKCATITPNAARVEEYGLHQMWKSPNGTIRAILDGTVFRAPILVKGVTPFLPNWKKPITIARHAYGDLYRNVELTVPAGAKAELVVTDKDGKETRKTIHDFDGAGVVQGMHNLDASIASFAHACFNYALATKQDLWFASKDTISKIYDHRFKDIFQEIFDKEYKEKFDALGITYFYTLIDDAVARVIRSNGGFIWACKNYDGDVMSDMVATAFGSLAMMTSVLVSPTGVYEYEAAHGTVQRHYYKYLKGEPTSTNSIATLFAWTGALKKRGEIDCLPDLISFAEKLEKASIQTIEDGVMTGDMYLLSTLRHKEKVGTEEFLQAVNTRLQPML
- a CDS encoding acylphosphatase, producing the protein MRYAVRVTGIVQGVGFRYTVCRTAEEEKLTGWVKNEWDGSVSIEAQGQIQNLERFLREIQERSRWADIDHLEHRRIAECSGESSFHVKY
- the rnhA gene encoding ribonuclease HI translates to MKHLDIFTDGACSGNPGPGGWGAVLRYKMAEKEISGGEAETTNNRMELTAVIQALTCLKEPCEVTLTTDSRYVCDAVAKGWLAAWQRRGWKKADGKPALNRDLWQQLLPLLQRHKVKFVWVKGHAGHPENERCDKLAVSQWMRIKKE
- a CDS encoding redox-sensing transcriptional repressor Rex, whose translation is MPKRSKISMSVIRRLPRYYRFLNQLDRDGVTRISSTELSARLGLTASQIRQDLNCFGGFGQQGYGYMVHQLAQEIGIILGIEHRYRTVIFGAGNIGHAIAAHMDFEELGFHLTGIFDNDPAKIGSVINGIEVLDTQLFDEFYQKHLPEMAILCIPRSAMKETVERLYALGIRNYWNFSHYDISMKYPDAVVENVHLNDSLLTLCYQISNQKKPVKKPVK
- a CDS encoding L,D-transpeptidase; translated protein: MTFQKNGLILPLVIKDDPTAKVTVNSGDQTVAAVSSSSWNSQKNAFVYDVKSVSAGTTMLSISDGTTTTQIPVTVAKQVQITLDTPSPYTFQQVGKSYTVLIHTDYDQAPAVSSSDTSVMTAAAPQYDKTSGGYLCTMKAVGSGSATLSVTAGSTTKYLQVSVPQITIWADTSSYTFNKTGQQYTVLIRTVPNAVPTVSSSNSSVVTAGPVQWKTGLAGYLCTLTGQGGGTADVTIAAGKSVQIIKVKFAATVSCDTGSYTFQTSGQEYTMLVKTSTGEKPQLSTSNAEIASIGAVRKNGSNGYLCVLRAGQRAGTADISIWAGGTTVHVPVSLTLSQTNLWVDTASYSFYKVGQQYTALIRTNPKIQPIVTSTNPSVVTADTPVWNAKSGGYLCKMTAVGSGSADLIVRAGSQERRVAVKFEPKLTCDTSSYTFYTFGQEYTMLVTTTANTSPNITLKDPNIVTVSSETLDGTGRYLIKLQAGNTAGSTQVVISSGTAQKIVSVTLDPAKVVMWADTSTYTFRQNGQQYTALIRTTPNVRPVATSSNTAVATADTPVWSAKSNGYLCKLTGKGDGDATITLQAGNAVQTIRVQFITTISCDTGSYTFLTRGQEYTMKVDASTGAKPSVTSGNTSVVQVVSLTKDGSGYLCKLRAGDTSGKASVSITSGKGKVSVPITVALKPVAISLDTSSYTFYYKGQQYTALAVIANSTPAVISADGSASSVQISKQNGNRYFMKLTAQQNGTTTLRVRAGSSEKTAVIKVSLENISITANASSHSFTNVQQSYEFVFYTSHNFAPQFKTSNSRVASVQNLGWSASQKGYRCKVTSISSGSATITAYIGSAAQRSVSVKVSTPISSLDNSMLQRAQQYTSPTSYLFLVDTSNHHVCAYSGSRYNWKLIRSFACTNGAPATPTIKGTFHTQSRGYYFDSGVARCFYYTQIYGGYMFHSVLYSQTPTPTTIIDGRLGQALSHGCVRLALDNAKWINKSIPLGTTVVIY
- a CDS encoding conjugal transfer protein TraX, which translates into the protein MDNSRTAPPRRGSVGGISACAVKYFAIVCMLADHIAWAFVPTFSPLGFVMHALGRITAPCMCFFLAEGYLHTHDIRRYLLRLGVFALLSWPCFTYFEMGPGTVALKPGMIWSLFFSLLAVLACDRLPNLPLKVLAAAGCMLATTVGDWPVYSVLFTLIFWKWHGNFRRQALYFSAAALFTAVSLAARSSAGVHMLLYFVMQLSVLLALLPLSRYSGKRGGEKHPAFHKWFFYVFYPAHLLVLGFLRYSVFT